One Kitasatospora sp. MAP12-44 DNA segment encodes these proteins:
- a CDS encoding XRE family transcriptional regulator, whose product MTPVSADIDSTETTNVGRRVAEARARRALTGDALGVLVGLGKDQISKIEHGRRKVSSRELPKFAEALGVSIAHLLGAPFRPTLAMAHRLAAEAGPGEDNKAKRRALQLLEVEDALAQRATPWPVRLTDAGRRVREYARSEFAAPPRTKAEAQRQGKRLAQHLRRELGLGTHEVGDLPGLIERNFGVDVALSPLGTAADGLCVHAANVALIVASTDFSEGHVRFTLAHELGHHLLGDPRDVISEGEHDMFADDLQERRVNAFAGHLLVPEEGIRETLAWRSAGQATERSVVALMEQFGVSLAALVYQLCLMGLITFEQGQRLKSQKVGNLVARHPSVAPNGAWIRPLHHVRAPERLLQSAVGAARLQQMGLGPVAALLEREDDDELWDDIMEVSEEVLT is encoded by the coding sequence ATGACTCCGGTCTCGGCTGACATTGACTCCACGGAGACGACTAACGTTGGCCGACGAGTCGCAGAGGCTAGGGCACGCCGAGCACTTACTGGCGATGCACTGGGTGTCCTGGTGGGGCTGGGCAAGGATCAGATTTCGAAGATCGAGCATGGTCGTCGCAAGGTCAGCAGCAGGGAACTGCCGAAGTTTGCAGAGGCACTCGGAGTTAGCATCGCCCACCTCCTTGGCGCCCCCTTCCGTCCCACGCTCGCGATGGCGCACCGGCTCGCCGCAGAAGCCGGACCCGGCGAGGACAACAAAGCCAAGCGCCGGGCCCTGCAGTTGCTGGAGGTGGAGGACGCCCTGGCGCAACGTGCCACGCCGTGGCCGGTGCGTCTCACCGATGCTGGCAGGCGGGTGCGCGAATACGCACGCAGCGAGTTCGCCGCCCCGCCTCGCACTAAGGCAGAGGCCCAGCGGCAAGGGAAGCGTCTTGCCCAGCATCTGCGCCGCGAGCTGGGCCTGGGAACCCACGAGGTCGGCGACCTTCCGGGCCTGATCGAGCGGAACTTCGGGGTGGACGTGGCCCTGTCCCCGCTCGGAACAGCGGCTGACGGTCTGTGCGTCCACGCCGCCAACGTGGCGCTGATTGTCGCCAGTACCGACTTCTCCGAAGGACACGTCCGATTCACCCTGGCCCACGAACTCGGCCACCACCTGCTGGGCGACCCACGAGACGTGATCAGCGAGGGCGAGCACGACATGTTCGCCGACGACCTCCAGGAGAGGCGGGTCAATGCCTTCGCCGGGCACTTGCTGGTTCCAGAAGAGGGCATCCGCGAGACGTTGGCCTGGCGTAGTGCAGGACAGGCCACGGAGCGGAGCGTGGTGGCCCTCATGGAGCAGTTCGGAGTCTCGCTTGCCGCTCTCGTCTACCAACTCTGCCTCATGGGCCTCATCACCTTCGAGCAGGGCCAACGGCTGAAGAGCCAGAAGGTGGGCAATCTCGTCGCCCGACATCCCTCGGTCGCCCCAAACGGTGCATGGATCCGACCACTGCACCACGTCAGGGCGCCCGAACGGCTTCTACAGTCAGCGGTAGGGGCAGCCCGGCTTCAGCAGATGGGTCTGGGGCCCGTGGCCGCCCTGCTGGAGCGCGAGGACGACGACGAACTATGGGACGACATCATGGAGGTTAGCGAAGAGGTGCTCACCTGA